A window of the Miscanthus floridulus cultivar M001 chromosome 14, ASM1932011v1, whole genome shotgun sequence genome harbors these coding sequences:
- the LOC136504037 gene encoding uncharacterized protein, which yields MEVAPGASASSPAPLGRGAEADLGPVVAPSGAEADMPEARSLGKCAVSPVSSAVAVEPVAVEATPPAPQRTEGASGSAEDRPAPMDADAVPLPPPPPLRMRLIFFSQKRPAGDLPLVPLKALKASPGSSAHWVAEAQAAIQRGAASVRVDPKEPAAQGRVAEAAPTQSDGAIVPFVAEAPGASGAEAMEALAPMTAEATVSVVGASTSAEATTTEAGAPETTEAVIAEAGAPEVTTAVMMAARPSTQEAEMQAVEASAVPLAQGPPLLRESARETEVYPISSDDTSRARVVVGAEETDAVEQPEPLLDEGSSALMQVQPEPRGWDHPRLGSEASRAAEASRVEAQRLKERAEAYQAETQRWELKAKELEAKIVQATEASSTVQTVLETEIREHEVLKHAALSACEALEVEGVQSGSSLGSRLIALSSQMRERLRGALHMGVKRAMAIISSHYLGVDLPAISDGYVLPDDDEEAHAAVAKLLEAVEGPGTALATLFEDEVVPPLPSAGAGGPKP from the exons atggaggtggcgcccggggcatcggcaagcagcccggcacccctgGGAAGGGGAGCAGAAGCAGACCTGGGGCCGGTGGTGGCcccctccggggccgaggccgacatgcccgaggcgcGGTCGTTAGGCAaatgcgccgtcagcccggtaagctcggcggtcgcggtggagccggtggcggtggaggcaacgCCACCGGCCCCACAGAGGACTGAAGGGGCGTcggggtccgctgaggaccgaccggcgccgatggatgcGGATGCggtgccactgccgccgcctccgccgttgcggatgag gttgatTTTCTTTAGTCAGAAGCGGCCTGCGGGCGACCTCCCTTTGGTGCCCCTTaaagcgcttaaggcgagccccggctcctctgcccactgggtggcggaggcacaagccgccatccaacgCGGTGCGGCGTCggtgagggtcgacccaaaggaaccggctgcccaaggaagggttgccgaggcggcccctacacagtcggatggggccatcgtgccctttgttgccgaggctcccggggcctctggggctgaggcgatggaggccctAGCGCCCATGACCGCCGAGGCCACAGTGTCCGTGGTCGGCGCTTCTACGTCTGCCGAGGCCACAACGACGGaagccggagcccccgagaccaccgaggccgtgattgcagaggctggagcccccgaggtcaccacggCCGTCATGATGGCAGCGAGGCCGTCTACGCAGGAGGCAGAGATGCAGGCGGtggaggcctcggccgtgcccttggctcagggcccgccgttgttgcgggagagtgcccgggagacggaggtctatccgatctcctccgacgatacttctcggGCGCGGGTGGTGGTCggcgccgaggagaccgatgccgtggagcagccggagCCACTCTTagatgagggaagctcggccctcatgcaGGTGCAAcctgagccccgcgggtgggatcacccgcgg ctagggagtgaagcctccagggcagccgaggcctctcgagtcgaggcccagcggttgaaggagcgAGCCGAGGCCTATCAGGCCGAGACCCaacgctgggagctgaaggccaagg agttaGAGGCAAAGATCGTTCAGGCCACCGAGGCTTCCAgcacggtgcagacggtgctcgagaccgagatcagggAGCATGAGGTGCTAAAGCATGCTGCCCTTtctgcctgcgaggccctagaagtcgagggggttcagtcgggcagctcccttgggagccgcttgattgcgctgagcagccagatgcgtgagcggctccgaggggcgctgcacatgggtgtTAAGCGGGCGATGgccatcatctcctctcactaccttggcgtcgacctcccggccattagtgatggctacgttctgcctgatgatgacgaggaggcccacgCGGCAGTCGCAAAGCTGCTGGAGGCAGTGGAAGGCCCTGgtacggcgctggcgacgctctttgaagatgaggtggttcctcccctaccatctgccggtgctggaGGCCCTAAGCCTTAA